The genomic stretch GATCTCAGCCCACCCTCGCGAACGGCACGCGAGAGTGGGGCACCCGAGTCCTAGACATCCAGAACAGCATATCAATATGGGAATGGGTGGGGCATCCGGCATTGGCTTTGGGGGAAACCGTGGCAAATTAGGGAGAGGGGTCTCCGATTTCTGTGATTTCTCTAGCTTAGGCGCCAACCGGTTATTTGATCTTTTGAGTTCCGTACAGGCAACGGTGGACAGCATCTGAGTACTGTTCAGGGTGAACTTGCCGAATGGTTTCAGTATCAGCAATGTCCTGCTCGACGCGGGGCATGAATTTCCTTGCGCCTACCGAACCATTGTTGGCACACTCGATAAGACTGGTCATGCAATCGAATCTGATGTATTGACATCGGGCCCTCTCACTGTCGTTGATGCTTGGCTCAAAGGTGGCGGAGACGTAGGGTCCGTGCATATTGGATTGATTTGTATGCCCGGTAGTAACCATATAGGAGGATTCTCTGCCTAGAGCTAGATTTTCACACTTCGAGGCCAGTGATAGGTGAACGACCGAGCTCCAACTGGCCCATATCCAGGCACCCCTGGTGCTCTCATATGCTGCGGCGAGTTCTGACTCCTGAACTGTACCATCCTTGATTGCTGCCCTTGCGACCACAGCAGCTGGCCGAACGCCAAAGAGCCTGAGTAGCTTGCTATCAAACCACCGCGTGCGAACTGGAACGTGATTATCGACGAGGAAGTTCTTCAGGACGATCGTAAATTTGCACGATGATGCTGTACAGGGTTGATCTTCAACAGTCGCGTGTTGCTTATAGCGAGTAAGGATCTCTTCTGCCTGATCGAAAGGAGAATCATAAGCCTTCAACCTAGAAACACTTTCGGCGAGTTTTTCGAATTTTGTCTGTTGATATCGAGCAAGCGACCACATGGAAGCGGCGCTCACGATTAGTACTGCGAAAACTACCAGTGCAATGTTCCTTAATCTACTCAGACTCCCACTCATAATCTCCTTTACTCGAACGCTGCGGTTTCCATACGTCCCGTTTCCTTGAGACTCATTGTGGAGGTACGGTAGGCCGAGTTGCATTGGCGAATGACGTACAACCCTGGACTACAGCTGGCGGAGTTGTGTTTGTAAACTGCATCAAAAATGCCGTAACGTCATAGGTCCCTTTCTCCGGATCAAGTGAACACTGAAGCTCTTTTTTGAGGCTAGGTCCCGCTAAATTAAGAATGTCCGGAAAATCGGGTAATCGAGTGTATGCGTGCAACGCTTCGTGAAAGACCATCGCCATATTGTCGGCATCATGAGGCCCAGAGACATTCTGGAATTCTCTCCAGATGATGTTGGGGTTGAAGAATGTTCTCATAGGCGGAATAGTGGGCCTTTGCCGCGAGTCAAAGATGACGGTAGACGCGTCAAAGGGATCGAGAAGAAAATCGTCTTTGACCTCCGCAGATCCGGAACAGGACTCAATCCATCCGCACTTTATTAGGGTTGAAAGCGTAGCGTCATAGAATTGTGGTGGACTTGCTAAAAGAAAGCCTAGCAACGCAGTGCCATATCCCTGATTCCCATTGGCATCTTTTACTTGTGACGTAAAAACATAGTCAGAGATATTGCAAGCTTGTATTTCTGCCGGATCGGATGAGTTTCTCACGCAAGGCGTTCCAAGTAGTCGCTCGAGGGCATACAACCCATTGAAGATCCAATCCCTGGGCCCGCCCGTAGCGACTGTCCAACTGTGCTGTGCGCATTCGCTAGTTACGCCGTCACTGCATCTCACGAGTTGCGGCCATTCGGTTGGCGCTGTTCTCGCGCCGTTCCCCCCGGGCTGGTCCCAATCCGATCTAGCCAAGTTAACTGCTGCATCGGCATATGCAGTGAACAGGCCCGAAGTGTCGAGTGTGAGTAGTAAGCCTCCTGCCCTGAGATATTGAGGGCTATACCCTGCTACGAGGTCTGGCGTAGAGTTCCCGCCTCCATCATAACGGGTGATGGTCGATGGTGAGCTTCCGCTTGTCTGACCGATCATGATGCCATCCCCCGCGAGCGCTAATATTGGACTGAGTTCATCGGACGTTGCAGGCGTGCTCCACAGCGCGGCCCCAGTTGCAGCATTGAATGCAACAATTCGGTTGAGATTGTCTGATCCGTACACCGTTGCGAATGCGGTATCGCCTTCTCCCATCACCATAGGCCCTGTGAACTCATTGACACCACTGAGGGTGAAATCGTTCTGCAGAGTTGTGCCGATCAACAAACCCACGTGTGCTTGGCTATCCTGTCCCGGCACCTCGCCGCTGCAGGTTGTGCTCTGTTGTTGGCTATGCCGGTTGATAGTGGTGCAAGTTTGCGTCCAGCCCGGAACCGCGTAGCTCCAAGATGCCAGCAGATTGCCGTGATTATCGGGAATAATTTCCTTCAAGGAAAACAGAGGTAACGGTGCGGGACTATAGGAATACGTTGCTACCTCAGTGGCTCCACTGTCGGAGAAATCGTCTTCCTCATGATAGGTGCTCGACCAATTTTGGATCTCGCTGTCGGCGTAAGTACCGTCTGGTCCGATTTTCATGATCCGCAGTGAGGCAGCCGAAGTCGAATCAATAATTGTAGTGACATCAGTGTTCTGTTGCGTTTGCGACGTCGTCTCGAGTATGTGTTCCAAGTAGGCATCGCCGTCTGGAGCAATCGTGATAGTGCTCGCCGCGGGCTCATTTGGGCTGGCCACCGGAACGCGAAACTTCTCGCCTCCGGTTAGGCCATCGATTCCTATTACGTACGTAGTCGTCTGCGCATTATCCGGCGGCTGCTTAAGCGTCCCGAGGATGAAAATTGTCCCGTCTGGATGAATCGAAATGTTCCATGACCAAAAGTGATAGTCAGTTGGGGGAATGCTCCAGGTGGGCTTGCCCGAGCTGTCGATGCGGGTCATAGGCGTTGAGCCGTCAGTGAACCCGATAATTCCGCCGTTTGCATCGGGCAAAGCGTGGGCAGCATTAAAGCCGAAACTTGCATTCCACACCGGCGTGCCATCCGCTTTTAGAGCCTGCACCAATCCCGACGGCTGCACGATGAGCAGGTCGGCCAGACTTGAAGGCGCCGGCATCGCCTGCACGCTAAAAGCGCCGCTCCCTCCACCTGCGGACGCGCTGGGCACCGACCACAAGACTGTTCCCGCAGGAAAGCTCGTCCCCTGTGGATACACCGTGACCGTAGCAGTGGCTGAATCAGCATTGATGGTCACCTGGCCTGAGGCTTTAGCGGTGAGGATAGGCGTTCCTGTCGGATCGTCTGGGTCGGGACCAAAATCGGCGATGGTGGTATCGCTGCTGGTCCATGATGACGCTGTCGTCGGTCGACCGGAACTGTCCAGAACTTGAAACTTCCGTGTGTCCCCAACAAACAAACTCACCTGCGACGGCGCTATCGTTGCCGGTGGTCCAGGCGGCGTGGCGTGGGTCACCGTGAAGTTCAGCCCGTTACTGGAAGCGCCGTCTGTGCTGACGACAATCGGACCCGATGTGGCACCGGGCGGGACTGACACTTCAATGGCTGTGTCGCTCCAGTAGAGCACCTGAGCAGGCGCCCCATTGAACAGGACGGTTCCGGAAGTGGTTCCGAACTTGGCGCCGTAGATCCAAATCAGGGTACCCCTCGGATCAGCCGCTTGAGACACACTCGTTATCGACGGAGCCTGTCGAGGAGCACCATCTACGGTGACCGCCTGCAGGGTGACATTCCCAAATGCGTGATTGGTTAGCAGCGTGTAGCGAATGATCAGGTGCTGGCCTTCCGAGGCAGCGTGGTACTTGATCGTATATACGTGGTTGATGTGATCGGTAGTATCCGTTGAGGTGTCAATGTAAACGGGAGCGCTCCCATCACTCAAGTAAGCTTCAAGTTTTCCTTGGGCCTGCCAGGCGCCGACATAGATGTTTGCCGTGCGCTCGGTTAGGCCTGCGCTGATGGTGAACTGAAACCCAGAGGCCGGGTTTGGAGAATAGATTCCGGTAGTTTGTGGACCAAATGATTGCGTTGCATCCTCGGCCGTGTAGGTGACGAGATTATCTCCGTACTGATACCAAAATGCCCAATTAATGCGTGAAGCCGCCGCGATCAGGGGAGAAACGTTTCCCTTTCGGTCCAGATTGACTGGATTCTCTGCCCCGAATTCTTGTCTGCCGTACAGCACCCAATCCGCGGTCCCTTGCTGGGTTAAATCCACCGTAGATGGCGGAACTGCGACGCTGGCAGCGAGCTCCCCACCACTTCCCACCACATGCAAAGCTACAGGTGATGACGCCTGCGCCAGACCGCTGGAGTCTGCAGCACTCGCCGAGAACTCGTAGTTGCCCGCCGCGAGATTGCTGACCTGGAAGTCGAACGGAGAATTATTCAGCGTGAGTAGCGAATTGCCGTCTTGGAGCAGTGAAACACTGCCGATGGTCGAGCCGATTTGCGAAGCCTGAACACTAGCCGTGAAGCTTGCTGGAGCCGTAAAACTTTGACCGGTCGAGGGCTGAGTAATGGCCACATTAGGGTGCTTCGGAGTTAGCTCTGCGGCCTCGATCGTGATATCGCCGGCGACGGTAAGCGTGTAAACCACCGTTAGCGTCTGCCCTGCGGAAGCTGACTCAAAGTCGATGCTGTAGGTTCCGCCTGCGTCGCCACCAGTAAGCATCGACGAGTCACTGTAAGGCACTGCGGAGCTATCGCTCAGGGATGCCTGAAGACGGCCGCTGCCGTGGTCGGTTGCCACGTACAGCTTCAGAGTCTTGGGTGTAGTATCCGCCGGCACTGTAATTTGAAAACCATCTCCGACGGACTGCAAAAACAACCCAGAGCAGGCATCCACGACATTCGTATTTACGTTTCCGTTGGTCCAACTGAAATGGTCTGCACAACTCGCGTACTGCGTCGGGGCTTCGGCTCCGATAACGGTAAGACCGCTAATGAGGTTTGCACCACTCTTGCGATCGACGCCACTTGCGCCCGATAACCCCCAATGAACCCAATCGAGGACTTCCGGATCACTGAGGTTTATCTGCGAATAGTCAGGCGGATAAGAGAACGGCGTCATCTCCATCCGCCCGCCAACATAGCCGTGCAGAACTGTGAACGGCACCGAATTACTCGAGAATCCTCCGACCGTGACTACTACGTTTCCGTTGGTGGCGCTGCTGGGTACCGGTACGACGATTTGCGTGGCGCTCCAGCTTGTGGGAAGACCTGCAGCGCCGTTGAACGTAATCGTACTGCCTCCCTGCGATGTGCCGAAATGCTTCCCGAAATGGTAATCGAAATTCCAGCGGCTGCAGCGTTCAGGGATAGGCTGCTGATGTTCGGGAAGACGGTGAAGTTCACCCCATTGCTGGCCTTATTGGACACGGTCACGACTATGTTTCCGGAAGTCGCGCCGCTCGGCACGGACACAACGATCTTCGTAGCGCTCCAACTGCTTGGAGCCGCTGTGGTCCCATTGAATTTGACGGTACTGTTGCCCTGAGAATTACCGAAGCTAGACCCGTTGATCGTAACCGGGGTCCCAATCACGCCAGAGACTGGGCTTATAGACGTAATGCTAGGTCCCACCGCAAATGAAACTGCCGGAAACGTGAAGAGACAGATCAGAAAAGCGAAATATCGCGAAGCCAATCGTTTCATGGAGGAGCTCCTTCAGAATGCAAGCACGCTGAATCTTCCTGGTTCGGAAAAGAATCCACACAGCGTCCACCATGCGCCGCGAGATCAACGTCCGTTGACTGTCGCGGGTATAGTGAATTCCAAACATCTTGCATTCGAGCGGAGCGTCTGTCCCGCGCCAGCAACGAGTAGCAGAATGGGAATTGGGAGTTACTTATAGGGCGGTGACGTAATGAGGTCAAGCGAATTCTTCATTGGAGTTGTGGAAAACCAGCTTTAATCAATTCCCGAAAGAGAACTGCTCACTTTTTGGAACAAGAGTGTACGAAAATCGTACACAAGTTAGATCTGATCCCAACGATGTTGCCGAAAAGTGGCAATCGCGGGGAGAGATCATCCGAGCCGGGGCTGATTTCATCACCTCTGCCAAGTACTTCATCCAGGTCACAATCATCAATGCAGAAGCCCGAATACTCCGACTCCAGTGGTCGTCCCCACGTACACTTTGCCGTTTGCTACGGTAGGCACGATGAATTTGTTGCCCGTGCCAAAGTGATCGCGGCCATTTGCGGCCTGGTTGCTGTTGTAGAGTTCCGTGCCGAGGTTTGACGCATCGTAGGCGTGGAGCACGGCTGTGCTGCCGTTTTCGGCTGCCCAGACGATGCCGTTCGCATTTCCATTTGCAGAAATCGAAGGCGTGGTTCCCGGATAGGGAAAGGTGTTGCCGGTTTGGGAAGTCGGATTCGCGCTGAGTTTCGCATTCGTGACCGAGAACGCTTTTAGCCTGTCGTTCACTCCGCCGAAGAAGACCGTGTTATTGAAAAATGCGGGTGCGCCGAATTCCGCGCCGATTGCGCTGGTCAGTTGCTGGTAGATGTTGTTGGTCGAGGGATTGAATTTGCCCATGTTGTCGCGATCGACGACGTAAATGTTTTCGTCCTTGCCGGCGCCCACCGCGAGATGTTTCACAACGCCGGAGCCATCGGTCAGATCGGGAAGCAGCATGGCGCCACCCGATCCCAGATCGGTATCGGCGCTGGATTCACTCGCGGTGTTGAATAGCGCGAAATAATCCGCCACAGCCAGTTTGTTGTTAACGGTCGAGAACTTGATGAACGCATTCCCGAAATCACCTTGGGCTGGGAAGCCGTTTGCGTTGAGCGTGCTGTCGAAGGTTCCGTTTGCGGCGAGCTGATAGATGTTGCCGGCGGCGTCGGCTGCCGGAGCGGCTCCGCTGTTCCAGAATGAGGCCTCGCTGCCATTGGGAACGATGTTGATGACCGTCGTCTGCGACAGCGTGTTTTGATCGTAGCCGATCATCCAGCCGGTGTACGGATCCACGTCGCAATGCGACGACCAGCTTGTGTACACGACGCCATTCAGCAAAAGCAGTCCAGGACGCTCTTTGTACGCTCCCGGATCGAACAAAACCGAGCCTCCACTGCTGTTCGCTCCCGTTCCGGGAAAGGTCGCATGCACATCCTGGGGCCCACCAAACTCTTCCGCGCCGGTTGCAAGATTCAGCGCGTGCAGCCGTTGAAAGTACGTTGGCGCAGAATTCTTGCTCATTGCGACTACATACACAGTACCGTTCGGACCGGCGTTGCGATCGATGACAGGCGTAGCCGTGACTCCGATCTCAGGCGAGACCTGACCGCAGCCAAGGCGCGGCTCCGACGTGGTTTCTCCCGTCTTGAGCATCGAGACTTGCCAGAGTTTGGCGCCCGTATCGGCATCGAACGCGTACACACTGTCGTGCTCGCTGGCGACCAGCAGCACATTGTGTGTGGCTCCGGAAATCGCTACGTTCGACACATAGAGCGGCTGCGCGTCGACTTTTCCGTCTACCGAGATCGCGAACAGTTTTCCGAAATTGGACGCATTCACGTTTGTGGGCGCGAGAAGAGTCTCCTTCAGATTTTGACCAGTGCGCGCGACATCGTTGTGATAGGTCAGCACGTCTGCCGTCGTAGGCGGCGGAGGTGCAGTCGCGCTGACGGTGAGAGTGGTCGTGCCGCTGATCGCCCCCGACACTGCTTTGATCGTGGTAGTGCCAACGGCTACTCCGGTGGCTATTCCGGCAGAACTGATCGTCGCAATACTTGGGCTCGACGACGACCACGTAGCCGTGCTCGTAAGATTCTGCGTCGTGTTGTCGCTGAATGCTCCGGTAGCCGTGAATGGTTGCGTCCCGCCGGTCTGAATGGAAGGCGAGCTCGGGCTCAGCGAGATCGAAACCAAAGTCGCAGACGAACCACCTCCTCCACCGGACGAAGAAGAGGACTTGCCGCTACACGCAGTAAGCGCAGCGAACAACGCGATGACAAACAACTCAGGCCGTCTGACATTCACAAGACTTCATCATAATCGAGAGCCTAGCCTCACGGTTACATCCATCCCAGAGTGACGGCATGGATTTTCGAGACGCGGATTTCATTTGTCTCACCTTCTTCGCTCACGTTCGGATGGGTTCAGGGAAAGAAAGGGAACAGCCCGAAATGAGGGGTCTCTGCTTCCGAGCGGCTGCCCTTATCCTTTGTACTCCGCTTTTTTCATTTGAATGCTCGCCATTCTTATTTTTGCGATTCAGACATTTGGCCCATTTCGGGAACTGTTTTTTCGCTTGACTTTCGCTCACTTTCGGGATAGCACAGATAGTAGTGTTTGTAGAGATGCCGCGTATGGAGTTACAAAGTTTTCAGACTGGCCGATCTTCACTGTCTCGATCAGGTTCGCTTATGGTTGTGGTCGAGCTTCTTCCGTGTCTCACTGGGGTTAACCCCTTTGAGACTCGGCGTTAACGCCGTGGAAATTTCGGGGTTAACGCCGTGGAAATCTGGGGGTTAACGCCGTGGAAAAAAGGGCGTTAACCCCAGGTAGTCAGGTAAAGCTAATGCTCATCGATGTCTCTCATTTACAAACAGATATGCTGATTTCCACCACAAACTTTCAGCTCGAACGAGGGCTTTTGTCGATGCGAAGTTTGTTCCTTCAAGCGAGATATCACACGGAGTACTGCCCCAATGAACAATCATTCGCTGCCTTCATTTATCAATTCGCAATCGCTCGATGGGTAACGCTCAGGAAATTGATGGGTAACCCTGAGGAAATCGCAGCGATACCCTGAGACAAAGTCAGGGTTACGCAGCCAAGTTAGACTCATACCATGAACAGTACTCTCAGTTGTATGATGCTGATTCCTATCTGGTTCGTGCTATTTTCAGGGTTGGTGTAGACCGCCGGTTCGTATCGAGCACGAGTTCTTACTCGAATGTTGAAGTTGATCGTGGGACGCGCTCAATCACCTGTCATCCTGAAGGCCCGCTTTTGGCCGAAGGATCTCCGGCAATGCTTCAGGCTGAAATGCTGTGGCTTGGCTCTCACCAGAAAAGCTATGTCTCATTGGCCAAGAGCCTGGAAAGCGCAATTCAGTCCGACACATTCCGGGAGATCCTTCGCGCAAAAGAAGCGCTTCAGGATGACAGTGGCTGAAAGCGTCGGCGAAAGAACCATCATGAGTCTAGTAGAGCTCGTGCCACAAGACCAACATAGATCACACTAACTCGGAAAATCCTCTAGTGCGAGTGCTCGCCGATGAAATCGTGGAAACATGCTGGGAAGGGTAAAGAGAGATTGAGAACTCTTTTATGACTTCCGAACAGGATTACGAAGGCAATCTGCTAAACGGCCATCTAATCGTCGGAATTGGCGAGGCTCTGTGGGACATGCTCCCTTCAGGAAAGCATCTGGGTGGGGCTCCTTTGAATTTCGCTTACATTGCTTCCCTGCTCGGCAATCGCGCGGTGATCGCTACCCGCGTGGGCGAAGATGCTTTAGGTCGTAAGATTCGCAGTGAATTAAATGCGCGCAACGTGGATACGAGCGCGATCCAGACTGACGCGAAACTTCCTACGGGCACGGTCGATGTTCAGTTCCATAATGGGCAGCCGGACTACGACATTCGAAAGCCTGTCGCATGGGATGCGCTGGAGTGGTCATCCGACTGGCAGCGGCTGGCGCGGCGATGCGATGCCGTCTGCTTTGGCACGCTGGCGCAGCGCTCGGCAGAATCTCGTTCCACCATTCTGCGGTTCCTCGAACATACGCCGGCGTCGTGCCTGAGAGTTTTTGACATCAATCTGCGCAAGCCCTTTTACTCGCGAACCGTGATCGAAGCTGCTCTGCGCTTTACGACGGTGCTGAAGATGAACGATCTCGAGCTGCCGCAGCTCGCGGAGATGTTTGGAATTCCCGGCCAGTCAGCAACAGAGTTGATGCCGGCAATGCGGCGGAAACTTGGGGTGAAGCTTCTTTTGGTTACGCGTGGCGAGCGTGGCGCTGCGGCGACCGATGGCTCGCGCGTCGTCGAGCATCCTGGATTTGCTGTGAAGGTCCGCGATACGATCGGCGCCGGCGACGCCTTTAGCGCCGCCGTGACTCACTGCCTCATCCGAGGCGTGGACCTGGAACAGACACTCGCTTTTGCCGATCGATGGGCATCGTGGGTGGCATCCCAGGCCGGCGGGATGCCGGTACTTAAAGAAGAGGAGAGAAAAGCAATGAGTTCGGCTTAGAGCATTTTCAGAGTTAGTGCAGCCCCAAAAAGGGAAACCACAGGGTCCTTCGCCCGCGTCGCTTCGCTCCTTGGCTCAGGATGACAGGGTATTTAGGGAGCCACAGCAACTAAGAAACTGCTATAGCTGTCCCGATAAGGGAAGAGTCGTGCAAAACGTGCTTCGCTGCAATGCTATGGGCATTCCCTATTTGGAACTACCGGTTCCGAGTGACAGAACGCGGAGCGCTCCAGCTGCGATGCGCACCTCGCATGAGGTCTCGCAGACGAACTCTCCATCCGCATAGATGTTCGCTGGGGGGCTGCTCTTAATGCGCACGCTCGTCATACGCATAAAGTGAACTTCCGGCAGGCCAAGATGAGTTCCACGAAGCAAGGAAAGCGATGCGCGCGCCAGTCTCGTCTTCGTCATGGCTTCGGCGAGAATGCAATCGAATTGGCTATCGTCGAGGCTCGCATCTGGGGCGATCCGTAGACCTCCGCCGAACGAGGGAGTATTGGCGATGGTAAAGAGGCATGCAGCTTGCTCGATCCTCTCAGCCAGGCCGACGTCACCGGCGGTAAGGGTCAGTTCCAATTTGGGATTCATGAGTATCCCATTCATCGCGGCAATCAGATATCCGCCACGGGCGCGCAGCCATCGCGGCATACGATTCGCAAACTCGCCTGCAGCGGCGTCAAGGCCGATCCCGGCGGTGCAGCAGAATGGCGTTTCCTTGCCGGCGGAATCCGTGATGATGCCGATGTCGATCTGCCTGATTGCGGCATTCCCGTTGACGAAATCGCGCGCGAGAGTTGTCGCGGCAGCAGCGGAACGAATTCCAAGAGCGCGCGCCAGATCGTTGCCGCTTCCACAGGGCACGACGAGTACCGGCTTCGACGAGCGCGCCAATTCGGGAAGAAAGCGATGGATGGTTCCATCGCCGCCCAGAACGATAAAGAGACTCACATCATCGATGCTCGTGAAAGCTCTGGAAGCATGAATAGTGAGTCCAGTAGAACGCAGAAGTCGAAGATCGCTATCGCGGGCACCCGGACCGAGAATTGCGTGCGCGATCATGGTTCTACAGTGATCAGACTACGTGTGTGCGGTGGCGCCCGGTTCGAGTTGCCGCAAAAGGAAAACCCGGATTCTGTCAATCCGGGTTCTCGGTGATGAATAGCTTTTTCAGATTACTGTGTGCCGCCCGATTTTGGCTGATCGAGGACGATGCCGCCTGGGCCTTGCTGTTTTTCGGCTTTGGCCTTCTTGGTTTCCATGGTCTTCTTGACCCAGTCGTCGGCAGTGGCAAGATCTTGTTTACGTGCTTCGGGATCACCACACTCGAGATCGGCCTTCTCGCGGAAAAGCAGGTTCAGGTATGCCATCGCGTCGTCATAGTCTTTACGCAAATTGATAGCTTTATTCAGGTCGTCGATGCCTTCCTGCACTTCCTGCTGGTTCTTCGATTGGATATCGGCGCAGAGCTTTTTGTCTTTGATTGGCTCGTCCGCTTTAATTCCGGCAGCGGTCTTTGCATCCATGCGCCGCTTGTAAGCTTCGGTCCAATCAATGACGGCAACTGAGTAGTAGGCTTCAGGATCGCTGGGATCGGCCTGCAAGACTTTCTCGTGATACGACTTTGCCTCTTCCAGATCCTGCAGCTTGTCCTCAGGCTTGGTCGCACCGCTGGCCATGTTGAAGTAAAGAGAAGCGATCCCTTTCAGACTGTTGATGTTGTTCGGATCCTTCTCGAGGAGCTTTTTGAATTCGTCGATCGCCTGGTTGCAGTTGCGAGTGTTCTCAGGAGTATCGACGCCAGGAACGCATTGCTGCGCATACGCGGTAGCGAGATAAAGGCCGGCCACGGAAAGGTTCGGATCGAGATTTACCGCATTCTTGAAGTGTTCGATAGCAGCGTCATACTGTGCGCCTCGATACGACTGGACGCCCTTGTTGAGCTGATCTCGCGCTCTGAGCTTGTCACATCCCACCCCGGTCAGTGACGCCAGCGCGGCGAGCAATGCCAGGAAACGTGCGCTTCTGTTCATGAAAGTTTGTCCTTGCCAGTACGGCAAAAAATTTCGTGCTGATGAAATTACAGCATTGTACAAGGTGAATCGACGCAGCGGAGAATCGGGTGATCGGGTCATCG from Terriglobales bacterium encodes the following:
- a CDS encoding IPT/TIG domain-containing protein gives rise to the protein MPFTVLHGYVGGRMEMTPFSYPPDYSQINLSDPEVLDWVHWGLSGASGVDRKSGANLISGLTVIGAEAPTQYASCADHFSWTNGNVNTNVVDACSGLFLQSVGDGFQITVPADTTPKTLKLYVATDHGSGRLQASLSDSSAVPYSDSSMLTGGDAGGTYSIDFESASAGQTLTVVYTLTVAGDITIEAAELTPKHPNVAITQPSTGQSFTAPASFTASVQASQIGSTIGSVSLLQDGNSLLTLNNSPFDFQVSNLAAGNYEFSASAADSSGLAQASSPVALHVVGSGGELAASVAVPPSTVDLTQQGTADWVLYGRQEFGAENPVNLDRKGNVSPLIAAASRINWAFWYQYGDNLVTYTAEDATQSFGPQTTGIYSPNPASGFQFTISAGLTERTANIYVGAWQAQGKLEAYLSDGSAPVYIDTSTDTTDHINHVYTIKYHAASEGQHLIIRYTLLTNHAFGNVTLQAVTVDGAPRQAPSITSVSQAADPRGTLIWIYGAKFGTTSGTVLFNGAPAQVLYWSDTAIEVSVPPGATSGPIVVSTDGASSNGLNFTVTHATPPGPPATIAPSQVSLFVGDTRKFQVLDSSGRPTTASSWTSSDTTIADFGPDPDDPTGTPILTAKASGQVTINADSATATVTVYPQGTSFPAGTVLWSVPSASAGGGSGAFSVQAMPAPSSLADLLIVQPSGLVQALKADGTPVWNASFGFNAAHALPDANGGIIGFTDGSTPMTRIDSSGKPTWSIPPTDYHFWSWNISIHPDGTIFILGTLKQPPDNAQTTTYVIGIDGLTGGEKFRVPVASPNEPAASTITIAPDGDAYLEHILETTSQTQQNTDVTTIIDSTSAASLRIMKIGPDGTYADSEIQNWSSTYHEEDDFSDSGATEVATYSYSPAPLPLFSLKEIIPDNHGNLLASWSYAVPGWTQTCTTINRHSQQQSTTCSGEVPGQDSQAHVGLLIGTTLQNDFTLSGVNEFTGPMVMGEGDTAFATVYGSDNLNRIVAFNAATGAALWSTPATSDELSPILALAGDGIMIGQTSGSSPSTITRYDGGGNSTPDLVAGYSPQYLRAGGLLLTLDTSGLFTAYADAAVNLARSDWDQPGGNGARTAPTEWPQLVRCSDGVTSECAQHSWTVATGGPRDWIFNGLYALERLLGTPCVRNSSDPAEIQACNISDYVFTSQVKDANGNQGYGTALLGFLLASPPQFYDATLSTLIKCGWIESCSGSAEVKDDFLLDPFDASTVIFDSRQRPTIPPMRTFFNPNIIWREFQNVSGPHDADNMAMVFHEALHAYTRLPDFPDILNLAGPSLKKELQCSLDPEKGTYDVTAFLMQFTNTTPPAVVQGCTSFANATRPTVPPQ
- a CDS encoding Ig-like domain-containing protein — translated: MNVRRPELFVIALFAALTACSGKSSSSSGGGGGSSATLVSISLSPSSPSIQTGGTQPFTATGAFSDNTTQNLTSTATWSSSSPSIATISSAGIATGVAVGTTTIKAVSGAISGTTTLTVSATAPPPPTTADVLTYHNDVARTGQNLKETLLAPTNVNASNFGKLFAISVDGKVDAQPLYVSNVAISGATHNVLLVASEHDSVYAFDADTGAKLWQVSMLKTGETTSEPRLGCGQVSPEIGVTATPVIDRNAGPNGTVYVVAMSKNSAPTYFQRLHALNLATGAEEFGGPQDVHATFPGTGANSSGGSVLFDPGAYKERPGLLLLNGVVYTSWSSHCDVDPYTGWMIGYDQNTLSQTTVINIVPNGSEASFWNSGAAPAADAAGNIYQLAANGTFDSTLNANGFPAQGDFGNAFIKFSTVNNKLAVADYFALFNTASESSADTDLGSGGAMLLPDLTDGSGVVKHLAVGAGKDENIYVVDRDNMGKFNPSTNNIYQQLTSAIGAEFGAPAFFNNTVFFGGVNDRLKAFSVTNAKLSANPTSQTGNTFPYPGTTPSISANGNANGIVWAAENGSTAVLHAYDASNLGTELYNSNQAANGRDHFGTGNKFIVPTVANGKVYVGTTTGVGVFGLLH
- a CDS encoding carbohydrate kinase, translated to MTSEQDYEGNLLNGHLIVGIGEALWDMLPSGKHLGGAPLNFAYIASLLGNRAVIATRVGEDALGRKIRSELNARNVDTSAIQTDAKLPTGTVDVQFHNGQPDYDIRKPVAWDALEWSSDWQRLARRCDAVCFGTLAQRSAESRSTILRFLEHTPASCLRVFDINLRKPFYSRTVIEAALRFTTVLKMNDLELPQLAEMFGIPGQSATELMPAMRRKLGVKLLLVTRGERGAAATDGSRVVEHPGFAVKVRDTIGAGDAFSAAVTHCLIRGVDLEQTLAFADRWASWVASQAGGMPVLKEEERKAMSSA
- a CDS encoding diacylglycerol kinase family protein; the encoded protein is MIAHAILGPGARDSDLRLLRSTGLTIHASRAFTSIDDVSLFIVLGGDGTIHRFLPELARSSKPVLVVPCGSGNDLARALGIRSAAAATTLARDFVNGNAAIRQIDIGIITDSAGKETPFCCTAGIGLDAAAGEFANRMPRWLRARGGYLIAAMNGILMNPKLELTLTAGDVGLAERIEQAACLFTIANTPSFGGGLRIAPDASLDDSQFDCILAEAMTKTRLARASLSLLRGTHLGLPEVHFMRMTSVRIKSSPPANIYADGEFVCETSCEVRIAAGALRVLSLGTGSSK